One Streptomyces drozdowiczii DNA segment encodes these proteins:
- a CDS encoding xanthine dehydrogenase family protein molybdopterin-binding subunit, whose amino-acid sequence MSHAPQPLGAPAVRREGRAKVTGAARYAAERGLPGCLYAWPVPASVPSGRVTAVRTVDALAHPGVHSVLTHDNAPRLAEPDDPILAVLQDDRVPHRGWPVALVIADSLASARAGAAALHITYETNPHDVLLTEDHAGLYTPEEANGGYPAVRERGDFDRAFAEAPVQVDATYTLEPLHNHPMEPHASTAHWSPTGHLTVYDSSQGATKVRDSLAAAFGIGTDRVTAVSEHVGGGFGSKGTPRPQVVLAAMAALHTGHPVELALPRRQMPALVGHRAPTVQRVRLGAEADGTLTSVAQEIITHTSRIKEFVEQAAVPARVMYGSPHSRTTHRVTALDVPSPSWMRAPGEAPGMYALESALDELAAETGVDPVELRLRNDPADEPDSGKPFSSRGLAACLREGAERFGWPDRDPAPGVRREGALLLGTGVASATYPVYASPGHASAHAAPDGTFRIAVNATDIGTGARTVLAQIAADVLGAPLDDVAIDIGDSDLPDAPLAGGSSGTASWGWAVHKAASGLAEKLAARGGPLPAEGVTVTADTTEETAEESPYARHAFGAHFAEVAVDTRTGEVRVRRMLGVFAAGRILNSRTARSQFIGGMTMGIGMALTEGSTLDPVYGDFAECDLASYHVPVCADVAAVDAHWIEEDDPHLNPMGSKGIGEIGIVGAAAAVGNAFRHATGVRVRTLPLTPDRVLTHLA is encoded by the coding sequence ATGAGCCACGCCCCCCAGCCGCTCGGCGCGCCCGCCGTCCGCCGCGAGGGACGCGCCAAGGTGACCGGCGCCGCCCGCTACGCCGCCGAACGCGGCCTGCCCGGCTGCCTGTACGCCTGGCCGGTGCCCGCCTCCGTGCCGTCCGGCCGGGTCACCGCCGTCCGCACCGTCGACGCCCTCGCCCACCCCGGCGTCCACTCCGTCCTCACCCACGACAACGCGCCGCGCCTGGCCGAACCGGACGACCCGATCCTCGCCGTCCTCCAGGACGACCGGGTGCCCCACCGGGGCTGGCCCGTCGCGCTCGTCATCGCGGACAGCCTCGCGAGCGCCCGCGCGGGCGCCGCCGCTCTGCACATCACCTACGAGACGAACCCGCACGACGTCCTGCTCACCGAGGACCACGCGGGCCTCTACACCCCGGAAGAGGCCAACGGCGGCTACCCGGCCGTGCGCGAACGCGGCGACTTCGACCGGGCCTTCGCGGAGGCGCCCGTACAGGTCGACGCCACGTACACGCTGGAACCGCTGCACAACCACCCCATGGAGCCGCACGCCTCCACCGCCCACTGGTCGCCCACCGGACACCTCACCGTGTACGACTCCAGCCAGGGCGCCACCAAGGTGCGCGACAGTCTCGCCGCCGCCTTCGGGATCGGGACCGACCGGGTCACCGCCGTCTCCGAGCACGTCGGCGGCGGCTTCGGCTCCAAGGGCACCCCGCGCCCGCAGGTCGTGCTCGCCGCGATGGCCGCCCTGCACACCGGCCACCCCGTCGAACTCGCCCTGCCCAGGCGGCAGATGCCCGCGCTCGTCGGACACCGGGCGCCCACGGTGCAGCGCGTCCGCCTCGGTGCCGAGGCCGACGGCACCCTCACCTCGGTCGCCCAGGAGATCATCACCCACACCTCCCGGATCAAGGAGTTCGTGGAGCAGGCCGCCGTCCCCGCCCGCGTCATGTACGGCTCACCGCACAGCCGCACCACGCACCGGGTCACCGCCCTCGACGTACCCAGTCCGTCGTGGATGCGCGCCCCGGGCGAGGCCCCCGGCATGTACGCCCTCGAATCCGCCCTGGACGAACTCGCGGCGGAGACCGGCGTCGACCCCGTCGAACTGCGGCTGCGCAACGACCCCGCCGACGAACCCGACTCCGGCAAACCCTTCAGCAGCCGGGGCCTGGCCGCCTGTCTGCGCGAGGGCGCCGAACGCTTCGGCTGGCCGGACCGCGACCCCGCCCCCGGCGTCCGCCGCGAGGGCGCCCTGCTGCTCGGCACGGGCGTCGCCTCTGCCACGTACCCCGTCTACGCGAGTCCCGGCCACGCCTCCGCGCACGCGGCCCCCGACGGCACCTTCCGGATCGCCGTCAACGCCACCGACATCGGCACCGGCGCCCGTACCGTCCTCGCGCAGATCGCCGCGGACGTGCTGGGCGCGCCACTGGACGACGTGGCCATCGACATCGGCGACAGCGACCTGCCCGACGCCCCGCTGGCCGGCGGCTCGTCCGGCACCGCCTCCTGGGGCTGGGCCGTGCACAAGGCCGCCTCCGGGCTCGCCGAAAAGCTCGCCGCGCGCGGCGGGCCGCTGCCCGCCGAAGGGGTGACCGTCACCGCCGACACCACCGAGGAGACCGCCGAGGAATCCCCGTACGCCCGCCACGCCTTCGGGGCGCACTTCGCCGAGGTCGCCGTGGACACCCGCACCGGCGAGGTCCGGGTGCGCCGGATGCTCGGCGTCTTCGCGGCCGGGCGCATCCTCAACTCCCGTACCGCGCGCTCCCAGTTCATCGGCGGCATGACCATGGGCATCGGGATGGCCCTGACCGAGGGCTCCACCCTGGACCCGGTGTACGGCGACTTCGCCGAGTGCGACCTCGCCTCCTACCACGTCCCCGTCTGCGCCGACGTGGCCGCCGTCGACGCGCACTGGATCGAGGAGGACGACCCCCACCTCAACCCCATGGGCAGCAAGGGCATCGGCGAGATCGGCATCGTCGGCGCCGCCGCGGCCGTCGGGAACGCCTTCCGGCACGCGACCGGCGTCCGCGTGCGCACCCTGCCCCTCACACCCGACCGGGTGCTCACCCACCTGGCCTGA
- a CDS encoding VOC family protein, whose protein sequence is MTPSTSGTAPARAALTGSAAPCWVNLMTRDLESAQKFYGPVMGWSFRPGRLGDDFSVARRGDVPVAGIGAVATAFRVAVAWTPYFAVRDADVAASRIRERSGTVAVGPLTLGKGRGALAADRDGAGFGIWERTAPTTSPPAPDGHAHAWLRLRTRSAFDAAIFYGEVLDWASGKPGACEVSYAKDEVIVQCGGRQLARISSGAVEAAPDPLVRPHWQVNFPVDDVTLAVERAREHGGSLVEELSQPEGREATLLDPDGGLFTVTDVHRASDA, encoded by the coding sequence ATGACCCCAAGCACCTCCGGTACGGCGCCCGCGCGTGCGGCCCTGACCGGGTCCGCCGCTCCCTGCTGGGTCAATCTGATGACCCGCGATCTGGAGTCCGCCCAGAAGTTCTACGGCCCGGTGATGGGCTGGAGCTTCCGCCCGGGCCGGCTCGGCGACGACTTCTCGGTGGCCCGCCGCGGCGATGTGCCGGTCGCCGGCATCGGTGCCGTGGCCACCGCCTTCCGGGTCGCGGTGGCCTGGACGCCCTACTTCGCCGTCCGGGACGCCGATGTCGCCGCCTCCCGCATCCGGGAGCGCAGCGGAACGGTGGCGGTGGGCCCGCTGACGCTCGGCAAGGGGCGCGGCGCGCTGGCTGCCGACCGGGACGGGGCCGGGTTCGGGATCTGGGAGCGGACCGCGCCGACGACCTCGCCGCCCGCCCCGGACGGCCATGCGCACGCCTGGCTGCGGCTGCGCACCCGGAGCGCCTTCGACGCCGCGATCTTCTACGGCGAGGTGCTGGACTGGGCGAGCGGGAAACCGGGGGCCTGCGAGGTGTCGTACGCGAAGGACGAGGTGATCGTCCAGTGCGGGGGCCGCCAGCTGGCCCGGATCAGCTCCGGCGCGGTCGAGGCGGCCCCCGACCCGCTGGTCCGCCCGCACTGGCAGGTCAACTTCCCGGTGGACGACGTGACCCTCGCCGTGGAGCGGGCCCGCGAGCACGGGGGCTCCCTGGTGGAGGAGCTGTCGCAGCCGGAGGGCCGGGAGGCGACGCTCCTGGACCCGGACGGCGGGCTCTTCACCGTCACCGACGTCCACCGCGCCTCGGACGCCTGA
- a CDS encoding FAD binding domain-containing protein, protein MKPFAYLRAETVADAVRACAAHPGAKFLGGGTNLVDLMKLGVETPGMLVDVSRLPLDQVADTADGGLRIGATVRNSDLAAHPAVRTRYPALSQALLAGASGQLRNIATTGGNLLQRTRCLYFQDTSKPCNKREPGTGCPAIEGSHRDLAVLGHSEECVATHPSDMAVALAALDADVVLHGPEGERTVAVTDFHRLPGDNPDADTVVRPGELVTEVLLPPRADGTVSLYRKVRDRASYAFALASVAAVLRVRDGHIEHAALAFGGLAHRPWRARAAEEILRGAPATDATFLRAADAELAEARPLRDNAFKVRLARNLAVDALAELTART, encoded by the coding sequence GTGAAACCCTTCGCCTATCTGCGCGCCGAGACCGTCGCCGACGCGGTGCGCGCCTGCGCCGCCCACCCGGGCGCCAAGTTCCTCGGCGGCGGCACCAATCTGGTCGACCTCATGAAGCTCGGCGTGGAGACCCCCGGCATGCTGGTCGACGTCAGCCGGCTGCCGCTCGACCAGGTCGCGGACACCGCCGACGGGGGCCTGCGCATCGGCGCCACCGTACGCAACAGCGACCTGGCCGCCCACCCCGCCGTACGCACCCGCTACCCCGCCCTGTCGCAGGCGCTGCTGGCCGGCGCGTCCGGGCAGCTCCGCAACATCGCGACCACCGGCGGCAACCTCCTCCAGCGCACGCGCTGCCTCTACTTCCAGGACACCTCCAAGCCCTGCAACAAGCGCGAACCCGGCACCGGCTGCCCCGCCATCGAGGGCAGCCACCGCGACCTCGCCGTCCTCGGGCACTCCGAGGAGTGCGTCGCCACCCACCCCTCCGACATGGCCGTGGCCCTCGCCGCGCTCGACGCGGACGTCGTGCTGCACGGCCCGGAAGGCGAACGGACCGTCGCGGTGACCGACTTCCACCGGCTGCCCGGCGACAACCCCGACGCCGACACGGTCGTCCGGCCCGGCGAACTCGTCACCGAAGTGCTGCTGCCACCCCGGGCCGACGGCACGGTCAGCCTCTACCGCAAGGTCCGCGACCGCGCCTCCTACGCCTTCGCGCTGGCCTCCGTCGCCGCCGTCCTGCGGGTACGCGACGGGCACATCGAGCACGCGGCGCTCGCGTTCGGCGGCCTCGCCCACCGGCCCTGGCGGGCCCGCGCGGCCGAGGAGATCCTGCGCGGCGCACCCGCCACCGACGCGACCTTCCTCCGCGCCGCCGACGCCGAACTGGCCGAGGCCCGCCCGCTGCGCGACAACGCGTTCAAGGTGCGCCTGGCCCGGAACCTGGCCGTCGACGCCCTCGCCGAACTCACCGCCCGCACCTGA
- a CDS encoding DUF6479 family protein: MDVSDGALNSLAVTLADGRGATGVVMGVIGVLLVIMLIGAFLLGKRRHDQELPPPRPDEQPVGPDHRSHEEKPDVHGNDRFPDDGRGLSPYELGEHGNEPIRHEDDDKRD, translated from the coding sequence ATGGATGTTTCGGATGGAGCCCTGAATTCCCTGGCGGTCACTCTCGCGGACGGACGCGGCGCGACCGGCGTCGTGATGGGCGTGATCGGCGTACTGCTGGTGATCATGCTGATCGGTGCCTTCCTGCTGGGCAAGCGACGGCACGACCAGGAGCTGCCCCCGCCCCGGCCGGACGAGCAGCCGGTCGGCCCGGACCACCGCAGCCACGAGGAGAAACCGGACGTCCACGGGAACGACCGCTTCCCCGACGACGGCCGGGGCCTTTCGCCGTACGAGCTGGGTGAGCACGGCAACGAGCCGATCCGCCACGAGGACGACGACAAGCGCGACTGA
- a CDS encoding tyrosine-protein phosphatase — protein sequence MQTVRAVPTVSALNLRDLGGITLGPGRQVRPGVVLRAGRLGGLDPVDAAAVAALGIRTVVDLRTADERSSAPDSLPPGARLFVADVLGDNPGVTPARFRALLADPVEAERLLGNGKAEEAVAQSYRQLVLSPGAAAAYRAFIDTAADPAARPVLFHCATGKDRAGWGAALLLLILGASRDVVREEFLAVNPVLRAVGRPYVQGFLDAGGDPEIASAIIEVRPRYLETALAAMDERWGGLDGYVRDCLRVPGPTLRRLRSELVVYTGQ from the coding sequence GTGCAAACCGTCAGGGCCGTTCCGACCGTTTCCGCCCTCAATCTGCGCGATCTCGGCGGCATCACGCTGGGCCCGGGCCGACAGGTACGGCCGGGCGTGGTGCTGCGCGCCGGCCGGCTCGGCGGCCTCGACCCGGTCGACGCCGCGGCCGTGGCCGCACTCGGCATCCGTACGGTCGTCGACCTGCGGACCGCCGACGAGCGGAGCTCGGCCCCCGACTCCCTGCCGCCCGGCGCCCGGCTCTTCGTCGCCGACGTGCTGGGTGACAATCCGGGCGTGACCCCCGCCCGGTTCCGCGCGCTGCTCGCCGACCCCGTCGAGGCCGAACGGCTGCTGGGCAACGGCAAGGCGGAGGAGGCGGTCGCGCAGTCGTACCGGCAGCTGGTCCTCTCACCGGGGGCCGCGGCCGCGTACCGCGCCTTCATCGACACGGCCGCCGACCCCGCGGCGCGGCCGGTGCTCTTCCACTGCGCCACCGGCAAGGACCGCGCCGGCTGGGGGGCCGCCCTGCTGCTCCTGATCCTCGGCGCCTCGCGCGACGTCGTGCGGGAGGAGTTCCTCGCGGTGAACCCGGTGCTGCGGGCCGTCGGACGGCCGTACGTGCAGGGCTTCCTCGACGCCGGCGGCGACCCGGAGATCGCCTCGGCGATCATCGAGGTCCGGCCCCGCTACCTCGAAACGGCGCTGGCCGCCATGGACGAGCGCTGGGGCGGCCTGGACGGCTACGTACGCGACTGCCTGCGCGTCCCCGGCCCCACGCTGCGACGGCTGCGGAGCGAACTCGTCGTCTACACCGGCCAGTAG
- a CDS encoding phosphoketolase family protein, whose amino-acid sequence MSDAPPPSGPSDQELDALDAHWRAANYLAVGQIYLMDNPLLTGPLAPEHIKPRLLGHWGTSPGLNLVYTHLNRLIGARGTPALCIWGPGHGGPAVLAGSWLEGSYSETYPDVGRDAEGMGRLFKQFSFPGGVPSHVAPETPGSIHEGGELGYSLAHAYGAALDHPELLVTCVIGDGEAETGPLAGSWHANKFLDPVHDGAVLPVLHLNGYKIANPTVLARLPHTELDALLRGYGHDPLYVEGDEPRAVHRAMALAMDRAADRIAEIQAAARTGGETERPRWPMIVLRTPKGWTGPAEVDGLPVEATWRAHQVPLPGVRDNPDHLRQLEAWMRSYRPDELFDAEGRPTAQVLACVPEGAARLGASPYANGGLLLRDLPVPDLDGYGVPVDRPGTTLREPTRVLGGLLEAVMAATADRRDFRLVGPDETASNRLDTVYEASGKAWQARTLPTDEHLSRDGRVMEVLSEHLCQGWLEGYLLTGRHGLFSCYEAFAHIVDSMVNQHIKWLRTSRRLAWRRPIASLNYLLTSHVWRQDHNGFSHQDPGFVDHILNKSPEVVRVYLPPDANTLLSVADHALRSRDYVNVIVAGKQPSFDWLTLDQARAHCARGAGLWEWAGTEDGSREPDVVLACAGDVPTLETLAAAQLLRRHLPELAVRVVNVVDMARLMPHSEHPHGMPDSEYDALFTRGKPVIFAYHGYPWLIHRLAYRRAGHGDLHVRGYKEEGTTTTPFDMVVRNDLDRYRLVMDVIDRVPGLGVRAVAVRQEMADTRTRHHAWIREHGTDLPEVANWTWEG is encoded by the coding sequence ATGAGCGACGCCCCACCGCCGTCCGGCCCGTCCGACCAGGAACTCGACGCGCTGGACGCGCATTGGCGGGCTGCCAACTACCTGGCCGTCGGGCAGATCTACCTGATGGACAACCCCCTGCTGACCGGGCCGCTCGCCCCCGAGCACATCAAACCCCGGCTGCTCGGACACTGGGGCACCTCACCGGGGCTCAACCTCGTGTACACCCACCTCAACCGCCTCATCGGCGCCCGCGGAACACCGGCGCTGTGCATCTGGGGCCCGGGCCACGGCGGGCCCGCCGTCCTCGCCGGCTCCTGGCTGGAAGGCAGCTACTCGGAGACGTACCCGGACGTCGGCCGGGACGCGGAGGGCATGGGCCGGCTGTTCAAGCAGTTCTCGTTCCCCGGCGGCGTCCCCAGCCACGTCGCCCCCGAGACCCCGGGCTCCATCCACGAGGGCGGCGAACTCGGCTACTCCCTCGCCCACGCCTACGGCGCCGCCCTCGACCACCCCGAGCTGCTCGTCACCTGCGTCATCGGCGACGGCGAGGCGGAGACCGGGCCGCTCGCCGGGTCCTGGCACGCCAACAAGTTCCTCGACCCGGTCCACGACGGGGCCGTCCTGCCGGTGCTCCACCTCAACGGCTACAAGATCGCCAACCCGACGGTGCTCGCCCGCCTCCCGCACACCGAGCTGGACGCCCTGCTGCGCGGCTACGGACACGACCCGCTCTACGTGGAGGGCGACGAACCACGCGCCGTGCACCGGGCGATGGCCCTCGCGATGGACCGCGCCGCCGACCGCATCGCGGAGATCCAGGCCGCCGCCCGCACCGGCGGTGAGACCGAGCGCCCGCGCTGGCCGATGATCGTGCTGCGCACCCCCAAGGGCTGGACCGGCCCCGCCGAGGTCGACGGGCTCCCCGTCGAGGCCACCTGGCGCGCCCACCAGGTCCCGCTGCCCGGCGTCCGCGACAACCCGGACCACCTGCGCCAGCTGGAGGCGTGGATGCGGTCCTACCGGCCGGACGAACTCTTCGACGCCGAGGGCCGCCCGACCGCACAGGTGCTGGCCTGTGTCCCCGAGGGCGCCGCCCGCCTCGGCGCCAGCCCGTACGCCAACGGCGGCCTCCTCCTGCGCGACCTGCCCGTCCCGGACCTCGACGGCTACGGCGTCCCCGTGGACCGGCCCGGCACCACCCTCCGGGAGCCCACCCGCGTACTCGGCGGTCTCCTCGAAGCGGTCATGGCCGCGACGGCCGACCGCAGGGACTTCCGGCTCGTAGGGCCCGACGAGACGGCCTCCAACCGGCTCGACACCGTCTACGAGGCCAGCGGCAAGGCATGGCAGGCCCGCACGCTCCCGACCGACGAGCACCTGTCCCGGGACGGCCGGGTCATGGAGGTCCTGTCCGAGCACCTGTGCCAGGGCTGGCTGGAGGGCTATCTGCTGACCGGCCGGCACGGGCTGTTCTCCTGCTACGAGGCGTTCGCGCACATCGTGGACTCGATGGTCAACCAGCACATCAAGTGGCTGCGCACCTCGCGCCGCCTCGCCTGGCGCCGCCCCATCGCCTCGCTGAACTACCTGCTCACCTCGCACGTCTGGCGCCAGGACCACAACGGCTTCTCGCACCAGGACCCGGGGTTCGTGGACCACATCCTCAACAAGAGCCCCGAAGTCGTACGCGTCTACCTGCCGCCCGACGCCAACACCCTGCTCTCCGTCGCCGACCACGCCCTGCGCAGCCGGGACTACGTCAACGTCATCGTGGCAGGAAAGCAGCCCAGCTTCGACTGGCTCACCCTCGACCAGGCCCGGGCGCACTGCGCGCGCGGCGCCGGGCTCTGGGAGTGGGCGGGCACGGAGGACGGCAGCCGCGAGCCCGACGTCGTGCTCGCCTGCGCCGGTGACGTACCCACGCTGGAGACCCTGGCGGCCGCCCAGCTGCTGCGGCGCCATCTGCCGGAACTGGCGGTGCGGGTGGTGAACGTGGTCGACATGGCCCGGCTCATGCCCCACTCGGAGCACCCGCACGGCATGCCGGACTCCGAGTACGACGCGCTGTTCACCCGGGGCAAGCCGGTCATCTTCGCGTACCACGGCTATCCGTGGCTGATCCACCGGCTGGCCTACCGCCGCGCCGGCCACGGCGACCTGCACGTACGGGGTTACAAGGAGGAGGGCACGACGACCACGCCCTTCGACATGGTCGTCCGCAACGACCTCGACCGCTACCGCCTGGTCATGGACGTCATCGACCGGGTTCCCGGCCTGGGCGTACGCGCCGTGGCGGTGCGTCAGGAGATGGCGGACACCCGCACCCGCCACCACGCCTGGATCCGCGAACACGGCACCGACCTGCCCGAGGTCGCCAACTGGACCTGGGAGGGCTGA
- a CDS encoding ATP-binding protein, producing the protein MTVPLDRHYLVELQVSADRVDQLRRIVAAHLRHWSLELHVRPVCRAVEELLTNVHRHVGDDNRCVVELRWSGRHLTVSVADNGSEMPRLLHEGGGLSRVMALSDSWGTCRTAEGKVVWFTRYAQEPQHIELVPLPPLPGVREFRRPPAAVAEIPEPVPAAAEETVPVPDAAPALV; encoded by the coding sequence ATGACCGTTCCACTCGACCGGCACTATCTGGTCGAACTCCAGGTTTCCGCAGACCGTGTGGACCAGCTGCGACGCATAGTCGCCGCCCACCTGCGCCACTGGAGTCTCGAACTCCACGTACGGCCCGTGTGCCGTGCCGTGGAGGAGCTGCTGACCAATGTCCACCGGCACGTCGGTGACGACAACCGCTGCGTCGTCGAACTCCGGTGGTCCGGACGGCACCTCACGGTCTCCGTCGCCGACAACGGCTCCGAGATGCCGCGGCTGCTCCACGAGGGCGGCGGCCTGAGCCGCGTCATGGCCCTCAGCGACAGCTGGGGCACCTGCCGGACCGCCGAGGGCAAGGTCGTCTGGTTCACCCGGTACGCCCAGGAGCCGCAGCACATCGAGCTGGTGCCGCTGCCGCCGCTGCCCGGCGTCCGCGAGTTCCGCCGCCCGCCGGCCGCGGTCGCGGAGATCCCCGAGCCGGTCCCGGCCGCCGCCGAGGAGACCGTCCCCGTCCCCGACGCCGCCCCGGCGCTCGTCTGA
- a CDS encoding NADP-dependent succinic semialdehyde dehydrogenase, with the protein MPIATVNPANGETLRTFDALEDDEIEKRIAAADATFRDYRTTTFAERARLLNRAADLLDEDQQDIARTMTLEMGKPVKAARAEAAKCAKAMRWYAARAEGLLADEHPDAADVEDSGAVRAYVRYRPLGPVLAVMPWNFPLWQVVRFAAPALMAGNTGLLKHASNVPQTALYLGDLFHRAGFPAGCFQTLLVGSKAVEGILRDRRVAAATLTGSEPAGRSVAAIAGDEVKHTVLELGGSDPYLVLPSADVAKAARTAVTARAQNNGQSCIAAKRFIVHTQVYEEFAERFTVGMRELTVGDPLEESTDVGPIAMEQGRADLEELVDDAVDRGAEVLCGGGRPEGLAGGLENGWFYAPTVLAGITPEMRIHREETFGPVATLYRVDSLDEAVEVANDTSFGLSSNVWTRDAAETERCVRDLQAGGVFFNGMTASHPALPFGGVKRSGYGRELAGHGIREFCNATTVWYGSEPR; encoded by the coding sequence ATGCCCATCGCGACGGTCAATCCCGCGAACGGCGAGACGCTCAGGACGTTCGACGCGCTGGAGGACGACGAGATCGAGAAGCGGATCGCCGCGGCCGACGCCACGTTCCGCGACTACCGCACCACCACGTTCGCCGAACGGGCCCGGCTGCTCAACCGGGCCGCCGACCTCCTGGACGAGGACCAGCAGGACATCGCGCGCACCATGACCCTGGAGATGGGCAAGCCCGTCAAGGCCGCCCGCGCCGAGGCCGCGAAGTGCGCCAAGGCGATGCGCTGGTACGCCGCGCGCGCCGAGGGCCTGCTCGCCGACGAGCACCCCGATGCCGCCGATGTGGAGGACTCCGGCGCGGTGCGCGCGTACGTCCGCTACCGGCCGCTCGGCCCGGTCCTCGCCGTGATGCCGTGGAACTTCCCGCTGTGGCAGGTCGTGCGCTTCGCCGCCCCCGCCCTGATGGCCGGCAACACGGGCCTGCTGAAGCACGCGTCGAACGTGCCGCAGACCGCGCTGTACCTCGGCGACCTCTTCCACCGCGCCGGCTTCCCGGCCGGCTGCTTCCAGACCCTGCTGGTCGGCTCCAAGGCCGTCGAGGGCATCCTCCGCGACCGCCGGGTGGCCGCCGCGACGCTCACCGGCAGCGAACCGGCCGGCCGCTCCGTCGCCGCCATCGCCGGTGACGAGGTCAAGCACACCGTCCTGGAACTCGGCGGCAGCGACCCCTACCTGGTCCTGCCCTCGGCGGACGTCGCCAAGGCCGCCCGCACCGCCGTCACCGCCCGCGCCCAGAACAACGGCCAGTCCTGCATCGCCGCCAAGCGGTTCATCGTGCACACCCAGGTGTACGAGGAGTTCGCCGAGCGCTTCACCGTCGGCATGCGCGAGCTGACCGTGGGCGACCCGCTGGAGGAGTCCACCGACGTCGGGCCGATCGCCATGGAGCAGGGCCGCGCGGACCTCGAGGAGCTGGTGGACGACGCGGTGGACCGGGGCGCCGAGGTGCTGTGCGGCGGCGGACGCCCCGAGGGCCTGGCCGGCGGACTGGAGAACGGCTGGTTCTACGCCCCCACCGTCCTCGCCGGCATCACCCCCGAGATGCGCATCCACCGCGAGGAGACCTTCGGCCCGGTCGCCACCCTCTACCGCGTGGACAGCCTGGACGAGGCCGTGGAGGTTGCCAACGACACCTCCTTCGGGCTCAGCTCCAACGTCTGGACCCGGGACGCCGCCGAGACCGAACGCTGCGTCCGGGACCTCCAGGCCGGCGGCGTCTTCTTCAACGGCATGACCGCCTCCCACCCCGCGCTGCCCTTCGGCGGGGTGAAGCGCTCGGGCTACGGGCGCGAGCTCGCCGGACACGGCATCCGCGAGTTCTGCAACGCCACGACCGTCTGGTACGGCTCCGAGCCCCGGTGA
- a CDS encoding 2Fe-2S iron-sulfur cluster-binding protein, producing the protein MDPSSSWEGGAESPAPGDLPSATLTLHINGAERTVTLDHRTTLLDALRHHLDLTGAKKGCDHGQCGACTVLVDGRRANSCLLLAVAQDGSRITTVEGLADGDRLHPLQEAFLERDAFQCGYCTPGQLCSAAGVLAEADNGHPSHVTPHDAPVAAPARLGPEEIRERMSGNICRCGAYPRIVEAIEDVAS; encoded by the coding sequence GTGGATCCGTCCAGTTCGTGGGAGGGCGGCGCCGAGTCGCCGGCGCCCGGCGACCTTCCCTCCGCCACCCTGACCCTGCACATCAACGGAGCCGAGCGCACCGTCACCCTCGATCACCGCACCACCCTCCTGGACGCCCTCCGCCACCACCTGGACCTCACCGGGGCGAAGAAGGGCTGCGACCACGGCCAGTGCGGCGCCTGCACCGTCCTCGTGGACGGCCGCCGCGCCAACAGCTGCCTGCTGCTGGCCGTCGCCCAGGACGGCTCGCGCATCACCACGGTCGAGGGCCTGGCGGACGGCGACCGGCTGCACCCCCTCCAGGAGGCGTTCCTGGAACGCGACGCCTTCCAGTGCGGCTACTGCACCCCGGGCCAGCTCTGTTCCGCCGCCGGCGTCCTCGCCGAAGCGGACAACGGCCACCCCTCGCACGTCACCCCGCACGACGCGCCCGTCGCGGCCCCGGCCCGGCTCGGCCCGGAGGAGATCCGGGAGCGGATGAGCGGCAACATCTGCCGGTGCGGTGCCTACCCGCGGATCGTCGAAGCCATCGAGGACGTGGCGTCGTGA
- a CDS encoding SHOCT domain-containing protein: MNRRGPGLIGAAARTAVIAGTASAVTGRVQQHQQNRFAQQEAEQYAAQQPMPPAPQPAAPPAAPGDDVVGQLERLAALKQQGILTEAEFEAQKARLLAG, translated from the coding sequence AACCGCCGCGGACCCGGCCTCATCGGGGCCGCCGCGCGCACGGCCGTCATCGCCGGAACCGCGTCCGCCGTCACCGGGCGGGTCCAGCAGCACCAGCAGAACAGGTTCGCCCAGCAGGAGGCGGAGCAGTACGCGGCCCAGCAGCCGATGCCGCCGGCCCCGCAGCCCGCCGCACCGCCCGCGGCGCCGGGCGACGACGTGGTCGGGCAGCTGGAGCGGCTCGCCGCGCTGAAGCAGCAGGGCATCCTGACCGAGGCCGAATTCGAGGCCCAGAAGGCGCGGCTGCTGGCCGGCTGA
- a CDS encoding DUF1992 domain-containing protein: MTERKPAGVSFESWVDQQIRESERNGDVSKLPGFGKPIEALSAPYDEAWWIKSKMQREGVSVLPPALALRKEAEDVVAGLPEIRTEAEVRRVLGEVNEKIREAVRRPPPGPLLNLSPFDVDALVAEWRAGRAAS, encoded by the coding sequence GTGACCGAGCGCAAACCCGCGGGTGTCAGCTTCGAATCATGGGTGGACCAGCAGATCCGGGAGTCCGAACGGAACGGTGACGTCTCCAAGCTGCCCGGATTCGGGAAGCCGATCGAGGCGCTGAGCGCCCCGTACGACGAGGCGTGGTGGATCAAGTCGAAGATGCAGCGCGAAGGCGTCTCCGTGCTCCCGCCCGCCCTGGCACTGCGCAAGGAGGCCGAGGACGTCGTCGCCGGTCTGCCGGAGATCCGGACCGAGGCCGAGGTGCGCCGGGTGCTCGGCGAGGTGAACGAGAAGATCCGCGAGGCCGTCCGCAGGCCGCCGCCCGGCCCGCTGCTGAACCTGAGCCCGTTCGACGTGGACGCTCTGGTGGCGGAGTGGCGCGCCGGACGCGCCGCCTCCTGA